Proteins encoded within one genomic window of Amycolatopsis sp. 2-15:
- a CDS encoding ABC transporter permease, producing MTTTQVRAGGGLSGAVASEWTKFWSVRSTWWSLAGGVLLMLLYSGVSGLSQRFGDSEPPQGPHDIVVNGSIYLTEFCVIAVATLFVTSEYASGSIRSTLQWVPVRSTLALAKAAVLVPVLFAYGVVVALLGMATAAVLMPGAALTTTFGDGFAAAAGLGAYFALLGVLCAGIGFALRSAAGTIVVTMVLLLPLPMLLSAYVAPEIMNYFPAFAGLNGMVPAGETNPLLGGVSPYSPWVGVLICLVWAAAGLFLGTSVLKRRDA from the coding sequence ATGACGACCACGCAGGTACGCGCGGGGGGCGGGCTTTCGGGGGCCGTCGCGTCGGAGTGGACGAAGTTCTGGTCGGTGCGCAGCACGTGGTGGAGCCTCGCGGGCGGCGTGCTGCTGATGTTGCTCTACAGCGGCGTTTCCGGGCTGTCGCAACGGTTCGGCGACAGCGAGCCACCGCAGGGCCCGCACGACATCGTGGTCAACGGCTCGATCTACCTCACCGAGTTCTGCGTGATCGCGGTGGCCACGCTGTTCGTCACGAGCGAGTACGCCAGCGGCAGCATCCGCTCGACGCTGCAGTGGGTGCCGGTGCGCTCGACCTTGGCGCTGGCGAAGGCGGCCGTGCTGGTGCCGGTGCTGTTCGCGTACGGCGTGGTGGTGGCGCTGCTCGGCATGGCGACCGCGGCGGTCCTGATGCCGGGTGCGGCGCTCACGACGACGTTCGGCGACGGGTTCGCGGCGGCCGCGGGATTGGGGGCGTACTTCGCGCTGCTGGGGGTGCTGTGCGCGGGCATCGGGTTCGCGCTGCGCAGCGCGGCGGGGACGATCGTGGTGACGATGGTGCTGCTGCTGCCGTTGCCGATGCTGCTTTCGGCTTATGTGGCGCCCGAGATCATGAACTACTTCCCGGCGTTCGCGGGGCTCAACGGGATGGTGCCCGCGGGGGAGACGAACCCGTTGCTGGGCGGGGTTTCGCCGTATTCGCCCTGGGTGGGGGTGCTGATCTGCCTGGTGTGGGCGGCGGCCGGGTTGTTCCTCGGCACTTCGGTGCTGAAGCGGCGGGACGCCTGA
- a CDS encoding TetR/AcrR family transcriptional regulator, with protein MRGLTHRAVDRAAGLPAGSTSYYARTRAALLELAIKRMVELDQSDIDPAAKDIAEVLASTVHAAITVGRSRMLARYEFALEATRRPELRAAYDSGGLEIRELCVALLGAAGSTNPQRHARVLLNWLDGSIFDALAGTGSTNPPDKEELAEGARAVLNGLGIPSAQ; from the coding sequence ATGCGCGGGCTCACCCACCGCGCCGTCGACCGGGCCGCGGGGCTTCCGGCGGGCTCGACGTCGTACTACGCGCGCACGCGCGCCGCGCTGCTGGAGCTCGCGATCAAACGGATGGTGGAGCTCGACCAGTCGGACATCGACCCGGCCGCGAAGGACATCGCCGAGGTCCTCGCCTCGACAGTCCACGCCGCCATCACCGTCGGCCGCTCCCGCATGCTCGCCCGTTACGAGTTCGCCCTCGAAGCCACCCGCCGCCCGGAGCTGCGCGCGGCCTACGACTCCGGCGGCCTCGAAATCCGCGAGCTCTGCGTCGCGCTTCTCGGCGCCGCCGGCTCCACGAACCCGCAGCGCCACGCCCGCGTGCTCCTCAACTGGCTCGACGGCTCGATCTTCGACGCCCTCGCCGGCACCGGGTCGACAAATCCCCCGGACAAGGAAGAGCTCGCCGAAGGCGCCCGCGCTGTCCTCAACGGACTCGGCATCCCCAGCGCGCAGTGA